A genomic segment from Alistipes senegalensis JC50 encodes:
- a CDS encoding RadC family protein: MAARGVEALDDAELLTLLIEDGQAARALLEAYDGSPARIAGESEARLRMVGGLGLKRARMLLAAAEFGRRAAADRAAEADSVATSDDVVRLFRPQLQRLAHEECWVVYLTSSNRIIERQRVSQGGVTGTVVDHRLIVKRALELLATQLILIHNHPSGTPEASGQDKALTERVARAAELFDIRLLDHIIIAREGDFSFRREGLMGR; this comes from the coding sequence ATGGCCGCACGGGGTGTGGAGGCTTTGGACGATGCCGAGCTGCTGACCCTGCTCATCGAGGACGGGCAGGCGGCCCGGGCGTTGCTGGAGGCTTACGACGGTTCGCCGGCGCGTATCGCCGGGGAGTCCGAAGCCCGCCTGCGCATGGTCGGCGGACTGGGTCTGAAACGGGCGCGGATGCTGCTGGCGGCTGCGGAGTTCGGACGCCGCGCGGCAGCGGACCGAGCTGCGGAGGCTGATTCCGTGGCGACGAGCGACGACGTGGTGCGGCTGTTCCGGCCGCAGCTGCAACGCCTCGCCCACGAGGAGTGCTGGGTGGTTTACCTCACTTCGTCGAACCGCATCATCGAGCGTCAGCGCGTGAGCCAGGGCGGGGTGACAGGCACGGTGGTCGATCACCGGCTGATCGTCAAACGGGCGCTGGAGCTGCTCGCCACGCAGTTGATCCTGATCCACAACCATCCTTCGGGCACCCCCGAGGCGAGCGGGCAGGACAAGGCGCTGACCGAGCGGGTCGCGCGCGCTGCGGAGCTGTTCGACATCCGCCTGCTGGACCACATCATCATCGCCCGCGAGGGGGATTTCTCGTTCCGCCGCGAAGGGTTGATGGGGCGGTAG
- a CDS encoding BACON domain-containing protein produces MKTAKFFMAFMAAALLASCSDKDNDYSGDFGQIKVPDTRQLEQTVTADDTQTARGVTFTTEGAWTSTIAEKTRAEAPDWIGISPDHGDAAGSYTLKITLQPNDSEESRTATIVINCGTSKIEITVTQEGTDNPVEPMPANRITRIESRQQTIRNSGDSDPERWTSTSHFAYDDAGRLTSYEWDDTPENTDNAMDEVLRISYPDAKTLKLSAETTESPEKESYTVTLDDAGRAVAAHSDDGPERWTFAYDGNGYCKECTYEGDETHYYPRTVCRWSGNDLTGLDIYREQDLDFSYEFEYHTDRPNTPALCNLDLNALLFDVCPDIEDTDFSMGAVLSGIGRLGKRSAHLTNSYPDESMFSVEPLPDGSIISFRALNERIEWKQVDGRITEVIWSQEVECFQRKGDNETILSERGYKETETHRIFY; encoded by the coding sequence ATGAAAACAGCAAAATTCTTCATGGCCTTCATGGCCGCCGCGCTGCTCGCGTCATGCAGCGACAAAGACAACGATTATTCGGGCGATTTCGGGCAGATCAAAGTCCCCGACACCCGGCAATTGGAACAGACCGTCACGGCCGACGACACGCAGACCGCCCGGGGCGTGACCTTCACCACCGAAGGGGCATGGACCTCGACAATCGCCGAAAAGACCCGCGCCGAAGCCCCCGACTGGATCGGAATCTCGCCCGACCACGGCGACGCCGCAGGCAGTTACACGCTGAAAATCACCCTCCAGCCCAACGATTCCGAGGAGTCCCGCACGGCGACAATCGTCATCAACTGCGGCACGTCGAAGATCGAGATCACCGTCACGCAGGAGGGTACGGACAACCCCGTCGAACCGATGCCGGCCAACCGGATAACACGTATCGAAAGCCGCCAGCAGACAATCCGAAACAGCGGCGATTCGGACCCGGAGCGATGGACTTCGACCAGCCACTTCGCATACGACGATGCCGGACGTCTCACGAGTTACGAATGGGACGACACTCCGGAGAACACGGACAACGCCATGGATGAGGTCCTCCGGATCAGCTATCCCGACGCTAAGACCCTGAAACTGTCCGCCGAAACGACGGAATCGCCCGAAAAGGAATCGTACACCGTCACGCTCGACGATGCAGGGCGCGCCGTCGCCGCCCACAGCGACGACGGTCCCGAACGCTGGACCTTCGCCTACGACGGCAACGGCTACTGCAAGGAGTGCACCTACGAGGGCGACGAAACCCACTACTACCCGCGCACGGTCTGCCGCTGGAGCGGCAACGACCTCACCGGTCTCGACATCTACCGGGAGCAGGACCTCGATTTCAGCTACGAATTCGAATACCACACCGACCGGCCCAACACGCCCGCATTGTGCAACCTCGACCTCAATGCGCTCCTGTTCGACGTATGCCCCGACATCGAGGACACCGACTTCTCCATGGGAGCGGTACTCTCCGGAATCGGGCGGCTGGGCAAACGCAGCGCCCATCTGACGAACAGCTATCCGGACGAGAGCATGTTCTCGGTCGAGCCATTACCCGACGGATCAATTATCAGTTTCAGAGCCCTGAACGAGCGGATCGAATGGAAGCAGGTCGATGGACGGATCACCGAGGTCATCTGGTCTCAGGAGGTAGAGTGTTTCCAGCGAAAAGGCGACAATGAAACGATCCTTTCCGAACGAGGCTACAAGGAGACCGAAACGCACCGGATTTTCTATTGA
- a CDS encoding glycine--tRNA ligase, with protein MTQEELFKKLVAHCKEYGFVFPSSEIYDGLGAVYDYGQNGVELKNNIKRYWWDSMVKLHENIVGIDAAIFMHPKTWEASGHVAAFNDPLIDNKDSKKRYRADVLVEEWLAKQDEKIEKEVEKARKRFGADFDEAKYRETSPRVAETAARRDEVHKRFADALNANDLAELRQIIIDCEIACPISGTRNWTEVRQFNLMFSTQMGSTSEGASTIYLRPETAQGIFVNFLNVQKTGRMKIPFGIAQIGKAFRNEIVARQFIFRMREFEQMEMQFFVRPGTEMGWWNEWKNTRMAWHRALGFGDDNYRFHDHDKLAHYANAATDIEYNFPFGFKEVEGIHSRTDFDLGSHQKFSGKKIQYFDPETGESYVPYVVETSIGVDRMFLQVMSAAYTEEQLEGGDSRVVLKFPPALAPIKVAVLPLVKKDGMPEVAQKIVDRLKYDYNVVYDEKDSVGKRYRRQDAIGTPFCVTVDGQTLEDGTVTVRHRDTMQQERVKIEELHAMVDEECSYRKLFKMLNL; from the coding sequence ATGACTCAGGAAGAACTTTTCAAGAAACTTGTCGCCCATTGCAAGGAGTACGGCTTCGTATTCCCTTCGAGCGAGATATACGACGGACTCGGCGCCGTGTACGATTACGGGCAGAACGGCGTGGAGCTGAAGAACAACATCAAGCGCTATTGGTGGGATTCGATGGTCAAACTGCACGAGAACATCGTCGGCATCGACGCCGCGATCTTCATGCACCCCAAGACCTGGGAGGCTTCGGGACACGTCGCGGCGTTCAATGACCCGCTGATCGACAACAAGGATTCGAAGAAGCGCTACCGTGCCGACGTGCTGGTCGAGGAGTGGCTGGCCAAGCAGGACGAGAAGATCGAAAAGGAGGTCGAGAAGGCCCGCAAGCGTTTCGGCGCCGATTTCGACGAGGCCAAATACCGCGAAACGTCGCCCCGTGTGGCGGAGACCGCGGCCAGACGCGACGAGGTGCACAAGCGGTTCGCCGATGCGCTGAACGCCAACGACCTCGCGGAACTGCGCCAGATTATCATCGACTGCGAGATCGCCTGTCCGATTTCGGGCACCCGCAACTGGACCGAGGTGCGGCAGTTCAACCTGATGTTCTCGACGCAGATGGGCTCCACGTCCGAGGGCGCGAGCACCATTTACCTGCGTCCCGAGACGGCGCAGGGTATCTTCGTCAACTTCCTGAACGTCCAGAAGACCGGCCGCATGAAGATTCCGTTCGGCATCGCGCAGATCGGCAAGGCTTTCCGTAACGAGATCGTGGCCCGTCAGTTCATCTTCCGCATGCGCGAGTTCGAGCAGATGGAGATGCAGTTCTTCGTGCGCCCCGGGACCGAGATGGGGTGGTGGAACGAGTGGAAGAACACCCGCATGGCCTGGCACCGTGCGCTGGGCTTCGGCGACGACAACTACCGCTTCCACGACCACGACAAGCTGGCGCACTACGCCAACGCCGCCACGGACATCGAGTATAACTTCCCGTTCGGCTTCAAGGAGGTCGAGGGCATCCACTCGCGGACGGATTTCGACCTGGGCAGCCATCAGAAGTTCTCCGGCAAGAAGATCCAGTATTTCGATCCGGAGACGGGCGAAAGCTATGTCCCCTATGTGGTCGAGACCTCGATCGGCGTGGACCGCATGTTCCTGCAAGTGATGTCGGCGGCCTACACCGAGGAGCAGCTCGAAGGCGGCGACTCGCGCGTCGTGCTGAAATTCCCGCCCGCACTGGCCCCGATCAAGGTCGCCGTGCTGCCGCTGGTCAAGAAGGACGGCATGCCCGAGGTGGCGCAGAAGATCGTCGATCGGCTCAAATACGACTACAACGTCGTTTACGACGAGAAGGATTCCGTCGGCAAGCGTTACCGCCGTCAGGACGCCATCGGCACGCCGTTCTGCGTGACGGTTGACGGACAGACGCTGGAGGACGGCACCGTGACGGTCCGCCACCGCGACACGATGCAGCAGGAGCGCGTCAAGATCGAAGAGCTGCATGCGATGGTCGATGAGGAGTGCTCCTACCGCAAGCTGTTCAAAATGCTGAATCTCTGA
- the ruvX gene encoding Holliday junction resolvase RuvX → MGRILAIDYGTRRTGIAVSDPLRLIAGGLETVPTKELEAWLAKYFAREDVSTIVVGKPSRMDGTPSETWRFIEPLAGRLRRAWPDKEVVFYDERFTSVMAHRTMLESGIGRMARRDKALVDKISATIILQSYMEFNK, encoded by the coding sequence TTGGGCCGCATTCTTGCCATAGACTACGGGACCCGGCGCACGGGGATTGCCGTGAGCGATCCCCTGCGCCTGATCGCCGGAGGTCTGGAAACGGTCCCGACGAAGGAGCTGGAGGCGTGGCTGGCGAAATATTTCGCCCGGGAGGACGTTAGTACGATAGTTGTGGGAAAACCCTCGCGGATGGACGGCACGCCCTCCGAGACGTGGAGGTTCATCGAACCGCTGGCCGGACGCCTGCGGCGGGCATGGCCCGACAAGGAGGTGGTTTTCTACGACGAACGCTTTACCTCGGTGATGGCCCACCGCACGATGCTCGAAAGCGGCATCGGCAGGATGGCCCGCCGCGACAAGGCGTTGGTGGACAAAATATCTGCAACGATCATATTGCAGAGTTATATGGAATTTAACAAATGA
- the def gene encoding peptide deformylase, with protein MIYPIVIYGDEALRKRCEEITPDYPDVKKLAEDMFLTLEEAEGVGLAAPQIGKNIRLFIVDCTPWGEEDPSCADYKRAFINPEIYAYSEEKRTYNEGCLSFPGIHADVSRSLAIRMRYLDTDFVEHDEEFTGLKAWVIQHEYDHIEGVVFTDRIAPLRRQLLKGKLLNLAKGKYRCAYKTK; from the coding sequence ATGATCTATCCGATTGTAATTTACGGGGATGAGGCGCTTCGCAAACGCTGTGAAGAGATAACGCCCGACTACCCCGACGTGAAAAAACTGGCCGAGGATATGTTCCTCACGCTCGAAGAGGCCGAAGGAGTCGGCCTTGCCGCTCCCCAGATCGGCAAGAACATCCGTCTGTTCATCGTCGATTGCACGCCGTGGGGCGAGGAGGACCCCTCGTGCGCCGACTACAAGCGTGCTTTCATCAACCCCGAGATTTACGCCTATTCCGAGGAGAAGAGGACCTACAACGAGGGATGCCTCTCCTTCCCCGGCATCCATGCCGACGTGTCGCGGTCGCTGGCGATCCGCATGCGTTATCTGGACACCGATTTCGTCGAGCACGACGAGGAGTTCACGGGGCTCAAGGCGTGGGTCATCCAGCACGAGTACGACCATATCGAAGGCGTGGTCTTCACCGACCGCATCGCCCCGCTGCGCCGCCAGCTGCTCAAAGGAAAACTGTTGAATCTGGCGAAGGGGAAATACCGCTGCGCCTACAAAACCAAATAA
- a CDS encoding TRL-like family protein, translating into MKKIFTLAFAAMMFVGCVKSPLVGGIYTDVKDGLAVTGNAGSSKVGTAEAKGYVGVVALGDASIQAAAREAGITRIHHVDYQAKSYVGVYTIYTIIVYGD; encoded by the coding sequence ATGAAAAAAATCTTTACGCTGGCATTCGCGGCCATGATGTTCGTCGGATGTGTCAAGTCTCCGCTCGTGGGAGGCATCTATACCGATGTGAAGGACGGGCTCGCCGTTACGGGCAACGCCGGGTCGAGCAAGGTGGGCACCGCCGAGGCCAAGGGCTATGTGGGCGTCGTCGCTCTGGGCGATGCGAGCATCCAGGCCGCAGCCCGCGAGGCCGGCATCACGCGCATCCACCACGTAGACTATCAGGCCAAGTCCTATGTCGGGGTCTACACGATCTACACGATCATCGTCTACGGTGACTAA
- a CDS encoding outer membrane beta-barrel protein has product MKKFLFSAIVALFAVSAVSAQDKGNWAVGPQIGIYTNTGADGAIFGIGAKARYSFTDTWRIQPAITALCKKYCSVDISADVQYLFQISDSWTLYPQAGLSANDIGDWSCGINLGGGADFAVARNWDISAGFKWMIQTHQYWKNPIIINIGAAYKF; this is encoded by the coding sequence ATGAAAAAGTTCTTATTTTCGGCGATCGTCGCGCTGTTCGCAGTATCGGCAGTGTCGGCGCAGGACAAAGGAAACTGGGCAGTAGGCCCTCAGATCGGAATTTACACCAACACAGGTGCTGACGGCGCCATCTTCGGCATCGGAGCCAAGGCCCGTTACAGTTTCACCGACACATGGCGCATCCAGCCGGCAATCACCGCCCTCTGCAAGAAATACTGCTCGGTGGACATCAGCGCCGACGTGCAGTACCTGTTCCAGATCTCCGACTCGTGGACGCTCTACCCGCAGGCCGGTCTGAGCGCCAATGACATCGGCGACTGGTCGTGCGGCATCAATCTCGGCGGCGGTGCGGACTTCGCCGTAGCCCGCAACTGGGATATTTCAGCCGGATTCAAATGGATGATCCAAACCCACCAGTACTGGAAAAACCCGATCATCATCAATATCGGCGCGGCCTACAAGTTCTAA
- the ppdK gene encoding pyruvate, phosphate dikinase — protein MADVKRVYTFGNKEAEGNGKMRELLGGKGANLAEMNLIGIPVPPGFTITTEVCAEYYKHGKEAVIELLRPEVEKAMKNIENLTSMKFGDKEMPLLVSVRSGARASMPGMMDTILNLGMNDQAVEAVAKRTGNPRFAWDSYRRFVQMYGDVVLGMKPVSKEDHDPFEVIIEEQKEKKGVKNDTDLTTDDLKELVKSFKAAVKKQTGEDFPTNPWDQLWGAVCAVFGSWMNERAILYRKLNNIPAEWGTAVSVQAMVFGNMGNNSATGVAFSRDAATGENLFNGEYLINAQGEDVVAGIRTPQQITIEGSKRWAVAQKVSEEERKAKYPSLEEVMPEVYKELFDIQHHLEQYFTDMQDIEFTIQDGKLWMLQCRNGKRTGAAMVKIAMDMLREGLIDEKTAVLRCEPAKLDELLHPVFDKKAISSAQVITKGLPASPGAATGPVVFFAEDAEKVLAKNGARAILVRIETSPEDLKGMLDAAGILTARGGMTSHAAVVARGMGKCCVSGAGELQIDYKARTIQVNGFTVKEGDWISLNGSTGEVYLGQVATKAADLSGDFGKLMELAGKYSVMKVRANADTPKDAAQAFAFGAEGIGLCRTEHMFFEGDRIKAFREMILADDEAGRRVALAKLLPIQRGDFEGLFKAMNGYPVTVRLLDPPLHEFVPHDEKGQKEMAAEMGVPLAKIVAKVESLAEFNPMLGHRGCRLGNTYPEITEMQARAIIEAAMNVKATGMPVHVEIMVPLVGNHKELRYQKSIIDATAEQVFSERNDKIDYMVGTMIEVPRAAVTANQIAEVAEFFSFGTNDLTQMTLGFSRDDIGKFLPVYLEKGILKNDPFQILDRNGVGQLIREAVFKGRGTRPTLKCGICGEHGGEPSSVEFCHYAGLNYVSCSPFRVPIARLAAAHAALNQK, from the coding sequence ATGGCAGACGTAAAACGGGTCTATACCTTCGGCAACAAAGAGGCCGAAGGAAACGGCAAAATGCGTGAACTGCTCGGCGGCAAGGGTGCCAACCTCGCGGAGATGAACCTGATCGGCATCCCCGTTCCCCCGGGATTCACCATCACCACGGAAGTGTGTGCGGAGTACTACAAACACGGCAAGGAGGCCGTCATCGAACTGCTCCGCCCCGAAGTCGAGAAGGCGATGAAGAACATCGAGAACCTGACCAGCATGAAATTCGGCGACAAGGAGATGCCGCTGCTCGTTTCCGTCCGCTCCGGAGCCCGCGCTTCGATGCCCGGCATGATGGACACCATCCTCAACCTGGGCATGAACGACCAGGCCGTGGAGGCCGTAGCCAAGCGCACGGGCAACCCGCGTTTCGCATGGGACTCGTACCGCCGCTTCGTACAGATGTACGGCGACGTGGTGCTGGGCATGAAGCCCGTCTCGAAGGAGGATCACGATCCGTTCGAGGTCATCATCGAAGAGCAGAAAGAGAAGAAGGGCGTCAAGAACGACACCGACCTGACGACCGACGACCTGAAGGAGCTGGTGAAGAGCTTCAAGGCCGCCGTGAAGAAGCAGACCGGCGAGGACTTCCCGACCAATCCGTGGGACCAGCTCTGGGGCGCCGTCTGCGCCGTGTTCGGTTCGTGGATGAACGAGCGCGCCATCCTCTACCGCAAGCTCAACAACATCCCCGCCGAGTGGGGCACGGCCGTATCGGTACAGGCCATGGTATTCGGCAACATGGGCAACAACTCCGCGACGGGCGTGGCCTTCTCGCGCGACGCCGCGACGGGTGAAAACCTCTTCAACGGCGAATACCTCATCAACGCCCAGGGCGAGGATGTCGTGGCCGGCATCCGCACCCCGCAGCAGATCACCATCGAGGGTTCGAAGCGCTGGGCCGTGGCTCAGAAGGTCTCGGAAGAGGAGCGCAAGGCGAAATACCCCTCGCTCGAAGAGGTGATGCCTGAGGTTTACAAGGAGCTGTTCGACATCCAGCACCACCTGGAACAGTATTTCACCGACATGCAGGACATCGAGTTCACGATTCAGGACGGCAAGCTCTGGATGTTGCAGTGCCGCAACGGCAAGCGCACGGGCGCCGCGATGGTCAAGATCGCCATGGACATGCTCCGCGAGGGTCTGATCGACGAGAAGACCGCCGTGCTGCGCTGCGAGCCCGCGAAGCTCGACGAACTGCTCCACCCCGTCTTCGACAAGAAGGCCATCTCCAGCGCACAGGTCATCACCAAGGGTCTGCCCGCATCGCCGGGCGCCGCGACGGGTCCCGTGGTGTTCTTCGCCGAGGACGCCGAAAAGGTGCTGGCCAAAAACGGCGCACGCGCCATTCTGGTGCGCATCGAGACCTCGCCCGAGGACCTGAAAGGCATGCTCGACGCGGCAGGCATCCTGACCGCACGCGGCGGCATGACCTCGCACGCAGCCGTCGTGGCCCGCGGCATGGGCAAGTGCTGCGTATCGGGCGCCGGCGAGTTGCAGATCGACTACAAGGCCCGCACGATCCAGGTCAACGGATTCACGGTGAAGGAGGGCGACTGGATTTCGCTCAACGGCTCGACGGGCGAGGTTTACCTCGGCCAGGTGGCCACCAAGGCCGCCGACCTGAGCGGCGATTTCGGCAAGCTGATGGAGCTCGCCGGCAAATACTCCGTCATGAAGGTCCGCGCCAACGCCGACACCCCGAAGGACGCCGCACAGGCATTCGCGTTCGGCGCCGAGGGCATCGGCCTCTGCCGCACGGAGCACATGTTCTTCGAGGGCGACCGCATCAAGGCGTTCCGCGAGATGATCCTCGCCGACGACGAGGCCGGACGCCGCGTGGCGCTGGCCAAGCTGCTGCCGATTCAGCGCGGCGACTTCGAGGGGCTGTTCAAGGCCATGAACGGATACCCCGTGACGGTCCGCCTGCTCGATCCCCCTCTGCACGAGTTCGTGCCCCACGATGAGAAAGGTCAGAAGGAGATGGCCGCCGAGATGGGCGTGCCCCTGGCAAAGATCGTCGCCAAGGTCGAGTCGCTGGCCGAGTTCAACCCCATGCTGGGACACCGCGGCTGCCGTCTGGGCAACACCTATCCCGAGATCACCGAGATGCAGGCCCGCGCCATCATCGAGGCTGCCATGAACGTCAAGGCTACGGGCATGCCCGTGCACGTGGAGATCATGGTGCCGCTGGTGGGCAACCACAAGGAGCTGCGCTATCAGAAGAGCATCATCGACGCGACGGCCGAACAGGTGTTCTCGGAGCGCAACGACAAGATCGACTACATGGTCGGCACGATGATCGAGGTTCCGCGCGCCGCCGTGACGGCCAACCAGATCGCCGAGGTCGCCGAGTTCTTCTCGTTCGGAACCAACGACCTGACGCAGATGACCCTCGGATTCTCGCGCGACGACATCGGCAAATTCCTGCCCGTATACCTGGAGAAAGGCATCCTGAAGAACGACCCGTTCCAGATCCTCGACCGCAACGGCGTGGGCCAGCTGATCCGCGAAGCCGTATTCAAGGGCCGCGGCACGCGCCCGACGCTCAAATGCGGCATCTGCGGCGAGCACGGCGGCGAGCCGTCGTCGGTGGAGTTCTGCCACTACGCAGGTCTGAACTACGTGAGCTGCTCGCCCTTCCGCGTGCCCATCGCACGTCTGGCAGCCGCACACGCAGCGCTCAACCAGAAATAA
- a CDS encoding helix-turn-helix domain-containing protein: protein MPVIHPIDQYIIDAIRKERKRQNISQSMLAFGIGVSKSFIGQAESPKCDIKYSPHHINEIAKFLGRSPRDFMPEKPL, encoded by the coding sequence ATGCCTGTGATACATCCTATCGACCAATATATAATTGACGCCATTCGCAAGGAGAGGAAACGACAGAACATCTCCCAGTCAATGCTTGCCTTTGGAATCGGGGTATCCAAAAGTTTCATTGGACAGGCCGAAAGCCCGAAATGCGACATCAAGTACAGTCCGCACCATATCAACGAGATCGCCAAGTTTCTGGGCCGTTCGCCCCGCGATTTCATGCCCGAAAAACCCCTCTGA
- a CDS encoding SGNH/GDSL hydrolase family protein yields MIKHLALIAAGVLCLHTATARKYVDASTLTLIGRTCPMEGNPYYRVDTARYHFDNATIRRYCGYPAGVAVLFTTDSRSIEARWTTAPRSYGWNMTPVMQRGMDLYIRRDGIWTMAGAARPGLEDRHSGTIVEHMDRQPRECMLYLPTWSELLTLEIGVDDDATVTPLASPYKHRVIVFGSSITHGASASRPGMAYPARMSRMTGIEFVNLGYSGNSKLQPEFARLLAETDADAFLFDAFSNPSPELIRERLDAFVAALVEAHPDKPLIFMQTHWHEAGNFNNKAARFHRERIDTADRMMRRLAKQYDNVYFLDGEWYYGKDCEGTIDCDHGSDLGYDRMIRERLPHIRKILRKYGIR; encoded by the coding sequence ATGATAAAACACCTCGCACTGATCGCCGCCGGAGTGCTTTGCCTGCACACCGCCACAGCCCGCAAGTACGTCGATGCTTCGACGCTGACCCTCATCGGCCGCACCTGCCCGATGGAGGGAAATCCCTATTACCGGGTCGATACGGCCCGTTACCATTTCGACAACGCCACCATCCGCCGCTACTGCGGCTATCCGGCCGGCGTGGCCGTGCTCTTCACCACCGACAGCCGCTCCATCGAGGCCCGCTGGACCACGGCCCCGCGCAGCTACGGCTGGAACATGACCCCGGTCATGCAGCGCGGCATGGACCTCTACATCCGCCGGGACGGAATCTGGACGATGGCCGGCGCAGCGCGCCCCGGACTGGAAGACCGGCACTCCGGCACCATCGTCGAGCACATGGACCGGCAGCCCCGGGAGTGCATGCTCTACCTGCCGACGTGGAGCGAACTGCTGACGCTGGAAATCGGCGTGGACGACGACGCCACCGTCACGCCGCTCGCATCGCCCTACAAGCACCGCGTCATCGTCTTCGGGTCGAGCATCACCCACGGAGCCTCGGCCAGCCGTCCGGGCATGGCCTATCCGGCGCGCATGAGCCGCATGACAGGCATCGAGTTCGTCAATCTGGGGTACAGCGGCAACAGCAAGCTCCAGCCCGAATTCGCACGGCTGCTCGCCGAAACCGACGCCGACGCCTTTCTCTTTGACGCCTTTTCGAACCCCTCCCCGGAGTTGATCCGCGAGCGGCTCGACGCGTTCGTCGCGGCGCTCGTCGAGGCGCACCCCGACAAACCGCTGATCTTCATGCAGACCCACTGGCACGAGGCGGGCAACTTCAACAACAAAGCCGCGCGGTTCCACCGCGAGCGGATCGACACCGCCGACCGGATGATGCGTCGGCTGGCGAAACAATACGACAACGTCTACTTCCTCGACGGCGAGTGGTACTACGGCAAAGACTGCGAAGGAACCATCGACTGCGACCACGGCTCCGACCTGGGATACGACCGTATGATCCGCGAACGGCTGCCGCACATCCGGAAAATCCTGCGCAAATACGGCATCCGATAA
- the mnmA gene encoding tRNA 2-thiouridine(34) synthase MnmA, with product MARVVIGLSGGVDSSVAAWLLKQQGHEVIGLFMINWHDTTGTLEGDCPWHDDRVFAELVAKKLDIALHVVDLSDEYRARVVEYMFAEYERGRTPNPDVLCNREIKFDVFLREALKLGADYVATGHYCRKAEKVLPDGRTVYKLLAGSDPNKDQSYFLCQLSQEQLRYALFPVGDLLKPEVRRIAAEQQLATAKRKDSQGICFVGKVDLPTFLQQKLARKRGNVHEILPAWPKFRREAAPADGSEPSDDQLAAQAEPWHYTVRDGKKIGEHNGAHFYTVGQRKGLGIGGRKESLFIIGTDVAQNAIYVGEGDAHPGLWRPALHIVPEEVHWVNPSRKMAPGTNARFSVRIRYRQPLQGATLHMRPNGMYILFDEPQRGIAPGQFAAWYDGDELVGSGVIEK from the coding sequence ATGGCACGGGTAGTGATCGGACTTTCGGGCGGCGTCGATTCGTCGGTGGCGGCCTGGCTGCTGAAACAGCAGGGACACGAGGTCATCGGGCTCTTCATGATCAACTGGCACGACACCACAGGCACGCTCGAAGGCGACTGTCCGTGGCACGACGACCGGGTTTTCGCCGAACTGGTGGCCAAGAAGCTGGACATCGCCCTGCATGTGGTCGATCTTTCGGACGAATACCGCGCACGGGTCGTCGAGTACATGTTCGCCGAATACGAACGGGGGCGCACGCCCAATCCCGACGTGCTGTGCAACCGGGAGATCAAATTCGATGTCTTCCTGCGCGAAGCGCTCAAACTCGGGGCCGACTACGTCGCCACGGGCCACTACTGCCGCAAGGCGGAAAAAGTGCTGCCCGACGGCCGCACGGTCTATAAACTATTGGCCGGCAGCGACCCTAACAAGGACCAGAGCTATTTTCTCTGCCAGCTCTCGCAGGAGCAGCTGCGCTATGCGCTGTTTCCGGTCGGGGACCTGCTGAAGCCCGAGGTGCGGCGCATAGCCGCCGAGCAGCAGCTCGCCACAGCCAAACGCAAGGATTCGCAGGGCATCTGTTTCGTCGGCAAGGTGGACCTGCCGACCTTCCTGCAACAGAAACTCGCCCGCAAAAGGGGCAATGTGCACGAGATACTCCCCGCATGGCCCAAATTCCGCCGCGAGGCCGCCCCTGCCGACGGTTCGGAGCCCTCGGACGACCAGTTGGCCGCGCAGGCCGAACCGTGGCACTACACCGTGCGCGACGGCAAGAAGATCGGCGAACACAACGGCGCCCATTTCTACACCGTCGGTCAGCGCAAGGGCCTCGGCATCGGGGGACGCAAGGAGTCGCTGTTCATCATCGGGACGGACGTGGCGCAGAACGCGATCTACGTCGGCGAGGGCGACGCACACCCGGGATTGTGGCGTCCGGCGCTGCACATCGTCCCGGAGGAGGTGCATTGGGTCAACCCCTCGCGCAAAATGGCGCCCGGCACGAACGCCCGGTTCTCCGTGCGCATCCGCTACCGCCAGCCCTTGCAGGGAGCCACGCTCCACATGCGCCCGAACGGCATGTATATCCTCTTCGACGAACCCCAGCGGGGCATCGCCCCGGGGCAGTTCGCCGCCTGGTACGACGGCGACGAACTGGTCGGCTCGGGAGTGATCGAGAAATAA